A region of the Cannabis sativa cultivar Pink pepper isolate KNU-18-1 chromosome 3, ASM2916894v1, whole genome shotgun sequence genome:
aatacCATATCATCAGAgagtatgtggcaagaggggatgtactgctggagaaagtggacacagaggacaaccatgctgatccattcaccaaagttttggcaggaactgcatttgaaaagcaccgtcagaatctaggattaattgagatgtactaattgttttatattagtgcaagtgggagttttttgagctttatgccctaaataaaactctatttcaatgtaatctctatcttttaaatatcaataaagagacagaattattttcatcatttatttaatgtgtcatttggttcatgttatcatttatatgtttatttgatttataaattcatccaaatccttatcacatttatgttcttgatTATTGTGTCATCAGCAcaatggaaagtaatcaagattgtgtgattaaatatatatatattcctagatttatcagtacactaggtttaactgatatgataatctacaacatagtttacttgcaccttggataagtgttatgtcctttccagggcattggttaaagtaaagcttgggttggatgcacgGAGtttgcatcggaagggaccgatattgaacttgaatcaGACATGAtaaatttatcgtaatatctattcaattcaatatcacctagttgatcctagatcaaatgatcttaatcttgacatggttaggttcgatctcaagagtattgtacatgttctttgatttgttagttaagcctactttttggtcagggtgatacatacattttgggaacatggtagtgcaattgagtgggagcgctggtcatagatatggaatctatagcttctatcacgacatagaagtgaaatgatgctttccttcgagcttggctaaacagagataaatggttgagtactcatttcagtgattatgttagttcactaaaatatcatttataggtggctaagtgttttaaggatgaaatacattgaagggtgtaacggtaaattaacccctatacaatgtaaatcatctatagaggatcattgactattgggattataacaatggataactaatagtgaatctgtatcgtggaacatatagagcgttctatataactgagagtgtaattccaagttctatggtggatgcaatgaggaattaataagttagtgaatttacttggtaaattctagatctgcttattggaagctcagatatataggcccatggtcctcatactagttgagacaatactacttgtaagacttagttaattgattttaattaatcaattataattctaaaattagactatgtctagtttatgaatttttactaagcaatgggttaattgtgaagaaagagtttctagggtttatttgttaataaagaggctttgttaagtctaattaataaatatattaaatgacaatattatttaataatttattttaagttattaaataattagaattagaatttaagtggttaaattggaaaattagtatttttgagaaaataagatggaaaaatgagaaaatgacaaaattataaagtggggcccaatatcaatccatggtcggccactctatagtaatttaccatttatttttctattattttaatgctaattaaatctaacctaacacTAAGgtgtttcctataaataggtagtgatggctaaagggaaaagatgatgcatctcattccttctcTAAAAATTTTAGCCTCCTCTCCTATACCctagccgaaacctctctctctctcttcctctcttctaaaccgaagcctatagtgaaagagtgagtgcccacacacatcaagtggtactcaatcatagtgtgtaaggctgtgaagaattcagtttcaagagaaggagattcggactcagatcttagtgatactctgctacagaaaggatacaagggttagagatctgagtagaaggagacattatattccgctgcaactacTGTAAGGTTcattatactttatatgtgtttatttcatatcattttagaagttcatatttaggatgttaataacatacttgttagtaaatctagatcctggtaaaataattccaataggatacaacttaaatagaaGTTAAGTCGATCAAATAAAAATGGTTAGAAAAATGTTACTTCGATCGTGGGTACGTTTACTGCTTCTATAAaatgtatttaaaaaataattaactaataaatgAATTTAGATGAACTTAAAATTGTTCATCTAAATTCACACCTTTTGAAATAATCTGATGTTTGATTTTCTGACGCTCGTGAGATTGGATTTCTACGGATTTGTCATCCACCATTTGATACTTCAGGAAGCGACTAACaacatattttttagttatCGTCTTATCAGTGTCATATTTCTTTTGTAACGCATCCTAAATTTCACTGGCTAATTTATTTgagttataataattaaaaaaaaaaaaaagcattagATAAATCGTTAAGAATGAAATTCATACAGAAAAAGTCATTTTTAACCCATGAATCTAAATCCTTCTGTTACTTCTTGCATCCAGCCTCTTTTTCCTTATTAGTGGAAGATTCGGAGGCAACATGCTTTAGAACAGTGAGAATGAAAGTAACTTTCTTCATTTTCAGGTAGCACAACATATTTTGTATCTATCGCTTAAAGTGCAATCTCTCAAAACAAAAAAGCTTGTTAATATCGTTAGAAGCAGAACCAAAAAAACTATCGGTAGTAGCCATAGTAGAACATAACGTCTTAAAATTGTTGTACCGAAAATTAAAACATGAATGAATTTACCGATTGATAGTTATGGTTGAGTCGCAGCCTATGTCGATCTCTTTAAGTTGTTTTACAGTTCTGCTCGAAGTGTGCACGACAGTCTATCAACCACGACATCTCCTGTATAAAATAGTCTCTGTATACGAATAGTTCTGCAACGAACGATATCGTTGTGTAACaccccaaaaatatttacttgAGAAATTGTAAAGGTTTTGAATAGAATAGAATTTTTGTGTTGAAGAGATGTGTTCTGCCGTTGTTAGGATACAAATTAAATAGATGTTAAGTCGATCAAATAAAAACTGTAAGAAAAATGTTATTTAGATCATTggtatatttactatttttgtaaaacgtatttaaaaaataaaaaataaataataaataatatttatttaattaaatatttttttttgtgacaTCACAATCAAATCATGCGTACAAAATCGGGTAACCCTTAAGACCCGAATCCAAATCTCATAGTTACACTTTATATTCACTTTTAAGGAAATATTTTTATCTCATGTGAAACTCAATGCATGTCACTCACTTTACTTCTCATATATTTtgtgaaaaaatttaatatggtGCGATGTGATGAGAATGGTTTTAATTTATGCAATTTAGGTTGTTTGATGTACTATTAGGTACCAATGGCACCGAAAACTGCCATGTTACCTAACACCTTACAAAtaactataaatttttttacaatagTTGTTGAATAAAATATGTGATATAAAGTATTTATGTAGTTTTAGGCAACTGGTGCTCTTTAGTATTTCTGAATAAGAAAATATAAGTTCAGTGATCTTAATATCTTATGGCATGGCTTTAAACTTAAATTATTAGTACATATACAAGCTACACTTACAACGACAATAATGTCAAGAAATAACAAAGAAAGGACAATAACATGTTAATAGAACAATTGAAACTACGACCATAAGGAAGAACTATAGAAGGGAAGACTACATTTTGAAGAAACGagagaaaatataattgcaTACAATTGTTTTAGAAGCCATTTTTAACAAGGGCGACTATCGTTGATTGGAAAATGAACATAACCTGTACAACTTGAATAAGTTCACAAAAAGAACAGTAAAGAACTAGGAAGGAGTCATAAACTAGAGCTACGAAATTAAATGCTAAGGGCAAAAGATGCATTGCTTCCTTTGTTTTTGTTAGCCTTTTAAACAAATTATATTCCTTAGCACAGTAATGCTTTTCCTTTTCTATTCTTTTTCCACTAGAAAAGAAATGGCATAATAGTTTAATTTCTAAGGAAAATTACCCCAACTcgaattatttttaaacttgctACTATCGCAACAAAAACAAAGAGGACGACATTTATGACCTTTGATAGATCCATCACTATTCCACTCCTTGACGAAAAGAATAGTGATACACATTACACATTGGCAGAGCATATGTGGAGTCAAATGGCTTAAATTATAGCAGGAGAAACATTAAAGCTTACTGATAAAATAGCTGCCAAAAAAAAGTTTTAAGACTACTCAAAAATCAAACCTAAGAAAAAGTGAATAAAAAAGGCatgaaaacccaaaaaaaaaaaaagtttctgaATTCATTTCAGCTCAAGTTCAAAATGAGCGCCTTGGTCTCTCCTCTGCAACATTTACCCTGATTGATCTACCAAGCACACTCTGCACAAGTAAACTCAAATTAGGCATTGTTACATGATATTTCATTTACTCTTATTCTCTTTTAAGTGATCATATTAGGCTAAATTGGCATCAAAATAAACAGAAGAGAGTTGTGGATTCTTAATGTCCATTCAGGTAAGTTATATCTTCACAAAATTCTAAAGGAAAATTTGTTTATTATACCTGTCCATCTAAAGCAGCAATAGCATCGTTCATTTCAGCTTCACTGGCCATTGTTACAAAGCCAAAACCACGTGAGCGGCCAGTTTCTCTGTCGAAAACTACCCGAGCGTCAACTACCTTACCGTGTTCACTGAAAATCTCATGTAGGCGAGCATTGTCAAAATCCCATGGAAGGTTTCCAACATAGATTCTGAAAGCAGGTTCAAATGCTCTTGGGGCACGCTCTGGGCGTGATCCTCTTGGAGATGCTTTATTTACAGTCAAGAGTCTTCCTTCCAAATTCTATACAAAGTTAACACAAAAAAAATCCAGACATAAGATATTTAAATGTTCCTTACTATAACAACAAACAAAAGTGTGAATCCATTTTATATGtttctcaaaataaaataatttgggGTTGGTATTGTCTTAGCCAGAAGGTAACACAAATAAGAGTAATGTGTCaagcaaaaaaattaaaagcttTAACTTGATTGCTTTGCTTTAGTAGTTAATGAACATTGCAATCATCTTATCTTGCAATGCTAGCAACACATACGATGCTTTGACAGATCATATAAAGTTCTGAACTAATGTACTAGCTTTAACAATTGCCTACCAAAACCAAAGCTAAATATAAACAAGAAGCTCATTTCCATACATTTCTTATTAACCTGTTACCTAAAAAAATTGGTTAACATATCAAGCATGTAAGATCATTGCCTTCATCAACTTCTTACTCCGTTGtttgcatttcaaataataataataataaaaaaaaagagtaaattgTGTCATAGATACCCAAAGTTAGTTTTGaatttgtaagcggcataaatttTTTCAGTGGCATTTCAATTTGACTAAAGTCAATGTTCATGTGGAGTGTAGACAAATCTTTTCTACTCATAATCCACTTATCCCTCTCAATTTTCTGTTTTGTTTCTCTTCAGTTAGTTTATCCAATTATACTATTATTTTTATCTCTTCCTAAAAATCATTGAACAATATACATGAAACTCAAGTATCCaagagaaaaatacaaaaatcttCCAAAAACAACTTACATATTGATTGAACATTTTAACAGCATTCTCAGCTTCTTCAACCGTACTCATCGTCACAAATCCAAACCCACGACTCTGATCAGTTTCCCTGTTGTAGATAACCTGTAACAAAGAACagcaaaattaaaaattattttttaaaaaaaaatgataagaaTACCTTCCAAAACattgaaattaatgaaaattcacCTCACAAATCTCCACAACTCCAGCTTTTTCAAAGAGCATAGCCAAGTTTTGACTATCGACATTGAAAGACAAATTCCCAACAAAAAGCTTGGCTTCCTCAGGGGGTTCAACAAAAGACTCTTCTTCCTCCCTCTCCTTAAAAACCCCAGCTTCCTCACCTCCATCGCTTTCAACTGAGGCGTCTTCTCCCTCCCAGTCCGAAACGCGCGCTTCAGTCTCGTCGGCGCTTAGTTCGTCAATAGTAGCTGTGGCGTTGTCTCCTTCTTGTTGAGCCCAATCAGAGGTCTGGGCTACGAATGTGACCAAGGAAGAGGATTGAGGCTTCTTCTTGATGGATAAGAGCGAAGAAGAAGAGCATGCGAAATGGAGCTTTGGGGGTTTGGAAGGGATAGAGAGAAATGGGTATGGAGTTTTAGTGGTGAAGAGGGATGGGAGAGAGAGACGACATGAGTCTGATAAAGCTAAGGTTTTGGAGAGAGATAGAGTTGCAGAATTCATGTCTAGAGAGAGAAGGGGTTTTAGAGTGGAGAGCAGAAGAAGAGAGTGAGGATAAGGAACgaagaaggagaagaatgaAAGATTGAGTGAGGGGTTTATTATAGGGAATGATAGTAGTACACTTAATGGGCTTATGTACACTGCTTCAATCTCATATAATGATAATGGGCCTCTACAACATTTCGGCCTTCCTCATTCTTCCATAAGCTTTTGTGGAAATTATGGCTTTCTGTTAATAAGTTAACAAAAATTATTGGAAATTTTTAGAATGGGCCAAGATGCAAAatttaagggaaatttacatatatactgtttttggaccaaaactttacaaaaatactgggacacggcaaaaacaacttttttactgccccagcccattttctttacttttgtactgcccaagcccaacaaCTTAACATTTATACTGTGAACAGTAAAACACACGGGAAAACGACCTGCTTCGTGTGTGGGGAGTCGCCGGAGTCGGAcatcaccaagaaaaaaccattaaatCCGGCGAAAAGTTTTCGGTAAAAGGAAGCAAAATTGAAGAACAAGAACTACAGAACACTGTCCCCCAAAAATAACAGAGGTAAACAcaacaaaacccaaaaaattatttaattcttaagaaaccaaaaaaaaaaaaaaaccccagatttagatctgaagtttaaaaaaaaacaaaaacacaaATGTGATATTCTTTAATGTATTatgcaaaaagataaatgaggGTTGTTCTATTGTTAATTTGACGTTTGTAACACAAAATGATTCGAAAAAAATAGTTgataaattagtacaattattcaTACAAAAAATTAGGGTTGTTCTAATGTTGTTTTGCGGTTAGTAATACAAAAACATTCCTACATATATGTATcagacaaatataataataaaaactaacaaaaaatataatgggTATTTCTGtttggttgtttttgtgttgttttattgttgttgtattttttttttttttttttttgctattgttttattgttgttgtactATTGTTTTAACATGAAATAATACACTGGAATGACAGGTAATGGAACGTCTACCAGTACTCATCaagagcaatggacaatggAATGAAGATCACAATTATGTGAACTATGTGGCTAGTGGAGAATTCATACCAACAAAATGCAAGTACGAAGAGCTACTGCAAATACTGCTTACTTCATTGGGGTGCGAAAACACCAGCACAACACTACAAATACAGTACCAAGCTAAAGAAGGAATACCACCGATCAAAATATGCAACGATCGAAGCCTCTACTTTTACTTGGAATTGAAAATGAAGGAAACAGATTTCACGACATATCCACTATGTGTCAACCAGCAAAACAACAACACAACACCTGCTGCAACACCAAATTCGATATCCACAACAACATCGTATGAATATAATGTGGCAATGAtcgaaaacaacacaacaacgcttgaaaacaacataacaacAACAGAATCATACACAACGGGACAGcaaacagaagaaggggaacagTCAGAAACAATAGAAGATGAGGAGGACAAATTCGACATAATTGACTATGCAAATCTGGTTGCTAAAGAAATGGTAGAAAAACttgaaaacaccagtaaaaaacTGGATCCAGAAATCGACATCAACAATGCAAAGTTAATAACAGACAAGCAACACCCCGAAGTGGAAAAAGGACAggcatacaaagacaaagaaactcTAAAGAATGTCCTCAGCTACTATGCAATCAAAAACAACTTTCAGTACAAAGTGTGGAAGTCCTGCTCTCAAGAATACAGTCTGAAATGTGTTTACGAAAGCTGCAATTGGTCACTACGAGCATCGAGAAATGGCCCAACAAACACATTCATAATCAGGAGCtttgtttttaatagttttttaatgttgtttttgttgtcagCCTGAACAAATGCCCTTTTTCCACACTTTGTACTGAAATACACATGTTTGATCTCTGCAACAggtttgt
Encoded here:
- the LOC115709937 gene encoding 28 kDa ribonucleoprotein, chloroplastic, yielding MNSATLSLSKTLALSDSCRLSLPSLFTTKTPYPFLSIPSKPPKLHFACSSSSLLSIKKKPQSSSLVTFVAQTSDWAQQEGDNATATIDELSADETEARVSDWEGEDASVESDGGEEAGVFKEREEEESFVEPPEEAKLFVGNLSFNVDSQNLAMLFEKAGVVEICEVIYNRETDQSRGFGFVTMSTVEEAENAVKMFNQYNLEGRLLTVNKASPRGSRPERAPRAFEPAFRIYVGNLPWDFDNARLHEIFSEHGKVVDARVVFDRETGRSRGFGFVTMASEAEMNDAIAALDGQSVLGRSIRVNVAEERPRRSF